From one Bifidobacterium sp. WK012_4_13 genomic stretch:
- a CDS encoding TetR/AcrR family transcriptional regulator gives MNTRNKRAVQHRPETLAKREEILKVAALMFGEKGTSNTTLQDIAGQVGMTHAGVLHYFGSKKGLLLEVLKYRDNQDVADLEGKRMPGGLDAFRHLIKTAEENMKRSGIVQTYLILSSESVTEGNLGKDYFFSRYSCLRAELSEALGKVLVGEQGSLSDSDRTAIEDAVAGILAAMDGLQLQWLLDPEHVNLARASRFIIETAVSAVIDPHENCLDRNR, from the coding sequence ATGAATACTCGAAACAAGAGGGCCGTGCAACACCGTCCTGAGACCTTGGCAAAGCGCGAGGAGATTCTCAAGGTGGCCGCATTGATGTTCGGCGAGAAAGGGACAAGCAACACCACGCTGCAGGACATCGCCGGACAGGTCGGCATGACGCACGCAGGCGTGCTGCATTACTTTGGCAGCAAGAAGGGGTTGCTGCTCGAAGTGCTGAAATATCGCGACAACCAGGATGTCGCCGATCTCGAAGGCAAACGCATGCCTGGGGGACTCGACGCCTTCCGACACTTGATCAAGACCGCCGAAGAGAATATGAAGCGATCCGGAATCGTTCAGACCTATCTGATCCTCTCCTCAGAATCGGTGACCGAAGGCAACCTCGGCAAGGACTATTTCTTCTCACGCTACAGCTGTCTGCGTGCCGAGCTGAGTGAGGCCCTGGGCAAGGTCCTCGTCGGTGAACAGGGCAGTCTGAGTGACAGTGATCGTACGGCCATCGAGGACGCCGTCGCAGGCATCCTCGCAGCGATGGATGGTTTGCAGCTGCAGTGGCTGCTCGATCCGGAACACGTGAATCTGGCGCGTGCGTCGCGCTTCATCATCGAGACGGCCGTATCGGCGGTCATCGATCCGCACGAGAACTGTCTGGACAGGAATCGCTGA
- a CDS encoding glycoside hydrolase family 130 protein: MVGTSFFKDATFPLGPFVPYENNPILTPLGGSWESANLYNPAALVVDDEVVLLYRAHADDIVSHIGIAHSKDGYSFERESSPVLSPSEDYERYGCEDPRITAIDGTYYLTYTGWDRERARLCLATSTDLHDWTKHGPLFEDFDTFAVTDSPTGGNWNKAGVILPFRIEGKWWMYFGEGSIYWATSDDLLHWTPGTTDKEPIYRPMEHSFDANLVEIGAPPVLTSNGLLLFLANGATRQTRPDGKYDVDYRCGQFVIDPDNPREVLARMTTPWLHPQTFEEVNGLIPNVTFVEGLVHFHDLWFAYYGQSDTTLATAVFDPRTRWGESLKS, translated from the coding sequence ATGGTTGGAACCAGCTTTTTCAAAGACGCAACATTTCCGCTTGGACCGTTCGTTCCTTATGAGAACAATCCGATCCTGACGCCGCTGGGCGGATCATGGGAATCTGCAAACCTCTATAATCCGGCGGCCTTGGTCGTGGATGACGAGGTGGTGCTGCTGTATCGAGCGCATGCGGACGACATCGTTTCGCACATCGGGATTGCACACAGCAAGGATGGATACTCTTTCGAGCGTGAGTCGTCTCCCGTGCTTTCACCCAGCGAGGACTATGAAAGATACGGCTGCGAAGATCCAAGAATCACAGCGATAGATGGCACATACTATCTGACCTATACGGGTTGGGATCGAGAGCGGGCTCGGCTCTGTCTTGCGACTTCAACGGATTTGCACGACTGGACCAAGCACGGTCCGCTGTTTGAAGACTTCGACACCTTTGCCGTCACAGACTCCCCGACCGGAGGCAATTGGAACAAGGCAGGCGTGATCCTTCCCTTCAGAATCGAGGGCAAGTGGTGGATGTATTTCGGCGAAGGCAGCATCTATTGGGCGACCAGCGATGACTTGCTTCATTGGACTCCGGGAACCACGGACAAGGAGCCGATCTACCGACCGATGGAGCATTCATTCGATGCGAATTTGGTCGAGATAGGCGCACCCCCAGTGCTGACTTCAAACGGACTGCTCCTGTTCCTCGCCAACGGAGCCACCAGACAGACCCGTCCCGATGGAAAATACGATGTCGACTATCGATGCGGCCAGTTCGTCATCGACCCCGACAATCCTCGTGAGGTGCTGGCAAGAATGACGACGCCCTGGCTTCACCCACAGACCTTCGAGGAGGTCAACGGTCTGATACCGAATGTGACATTCGTGGAAGGGCTCGTGCATTTCCACGATCTGTGGTTTGCATATTACGGACAGTCAGACACGACTCTGGCAACTGCCGTGTTCGATCCTAGAACGCGCTGGGGTGAGTCGCTGAAAAGCTGA